From one Triticum aestivum cultivar Chinese Spring chromosome 4B, IWGSC CS RefSeq v2.1, whole genome shotgun sequence genomic stretch:
- the LOC123090565 gene encoding dehydrin HIRD11 translates to MAGIMHKIEEKLHMGGGSDEHKKDEEHKKKDGEHKKDGEHKKDGEHKEGMMEKIKDKISGDGHGDGKKDGEHKEKKDKKKKKDKKHGEGHKDDDGHGSSSSDSDSD, encoded by the coding sequence ATGGCCGGCATCATGCACAAGATCGAGGAGAAGCTCCACATGGGCGGCGGCAGCGACGAGCACAAGAAGGACGAGGAGCACAAGAAGAAGGACGGGGAGCACAAGAAGGACGGCGAGCACAAGAAGGACGGGGAGCACAAGGAGGGCATGATGGAGAAGATCAAGGACAAGATCAGCGGCGACGGCCACGGCGACGGCAAGAAGGACGGcgagcacaaggagaagaaggacaagaagaagaagaaggacaagaagcaCGGCGAGGGCCACAAGGACGACGACGGccacggcagcagcagcagcgacagcgACAGCGACTGA
- the LOC123090566 gene encoding transcription initiation factor TFIID subunit 1 → MGTEEQLQPRMGASNGRGHIHAFGREQEHRPRTGTRAAVCSRARTHRNRGRGASSGSVHAATGASSHPPTSPPRSHFTSHGRWQRRAQEGKSSGDHKEKKDKKHGEGHKDGNSHNNNSNSDNN, encoded by the exons ATGGGGACGGAGGAACAGCTGCAGCCACGCATGGGCGCGAGCAACGGCAGAGGCCACATCCACGCATTTGGGCGCGAGCAGGAGCACCGGCCACGCACGGGCACGCGAGCTGCCGTCTGCTCCAGAGCACGGACGCACCGCAACAGGGGCAGGGGCGCGAGCAGCGGCAGCGTCCACGCGGCCACTGGAGCATCCTCGCACCCTCCTACCTCGCCGCCCAGATCCCAC TTTACTTCACATGGGCGGTGGCAACGACGAGCACAAGAAGGCAAGTCGTCCGGCGaccacaaggagaagaaggacaagaagcaCGGCGAGGGCCACAAGGACGGCAATAgccacaacaacaacagcaacagcgaCAACAACTGA